A single region of the Halichondria panicea chromosome 10, odHalPani1.1, whole genome shotgun sequence genome encodes:
- the LOC135343158 gene encoding uncharacterized protein LOC135343158 — MGNNCSNNLKQQSVQSVSQPRLVATTTSQLFLQASHEQRPMSDTDLFRKKAPTTTSLRSPLVLMRPAKEKETTSDASTQLPRRSTSIRRTGGYKARSASLRRQRSILRLRGNMKGKSRTTIRRTIELESELKMAQEQKELCIMAARGDLLSVEAFVDSGTDVNSADENQQTVLHHAAMHSRDEVINSLIDRGADVNATDLKGGFSALHWVVINADPQTGNTDHVSKSLRALVNRGCKVNGTDFNFATALHIAAQKGNKTSIETLIRLGADPDKVDITGRNCYDMAKNQQIRDFMKRLQQTPKEDKHVYHILEVQPAQPPQSLGPHVQKRRSKPVSEHIYHILESSPPPQRLTPSPPPQSSSTPPPPPPRRRRTLYSHYDFADTHIYHVLEVLPATNKPSSPVRRRKTITRRK; from the coding sequence ATGGGTAACAACTGCAGTAATAATCTAAAACAGCAATCAGTGCAGAGTGTGTCCCAGCCTCGTCTTGTTGCGACAACCACATCTCAACTATTCCTCCAAGCATCTCATGAGCAGAGGCCCATGAGTGACACAGACCTATTCAGAAAGAAAGCCCCAACTACAACATCACTTCGATCACCACTGGTATTGATGAGACCAGCCAAAGAAAAAGAAACGACCTCAGATGCCTCCACACAACTCCCGAGGAGAAGCACTTCAATTCGCCGCACTGGAGGCTACAAAGCTCGCTCTGCAAGCCTTAGAAGACAACGCTCCATTCTTAGACTGCGGGGCAACATGAAAGGAAAAAGTCGAACAACAATCAGAAGAACAATCGAGCTAGAATCAGAGCTCAAAATGGCTCAAGAGCAGAAAGAACTTTGTATCATGGCAGCTAGAGGAGATTTGCTAAGTGTGGAGGCCTTTGTTGACAGTGGAACAGATGTGAACTCTGCAGATGAGAACCAGCAAACAGTACTTCATCATGCTGCAATGCACAGTAGGGACGAAGTAATTAACTCTCTAATCGACCGAGGAGCTGACGTTAACGCTACAGATCTCAAGGGAGGATTCAGTGCTCTACATTGGGTGGTAATCAATGCTGATCCGCAAACAGGCAACACTGATCATGTAAGCAAGTCCCTCAGGGCATTGGTAAATCGTGGCTGCAAAGTGAATGGCACAGACTTCAACTTCGCTACAGCTCTCCACATTGCTGCCCAAAAAGGCAACAAGACGAGTATCGAGACTCTAATCAGACTGGGAGCTGACCCAGACAAGGTTGATATTACGGGTAGAAACTGCTACGACATGGCTAAGAACCAACAGATCAGAGACTTTATGAAACGATTGCAGCAGACACCTAAAGAAGACAAGCACGTATACCACATACTGGAGGTTCAACCAGCTCAACCTCCACAGAGTTTGGGACCACATGTGCAAAAGAGACGCAGCAAACCTGTGTCAGAGCACATCTACCACATCCTCGAGTCCTCTCCCCCACCCCAACGCCTTACACCTTCCCCACCTCCACAGAGCAGCTCCACTCCCCCACCACCCCCACCAAGGAGAAGACGTACACTGTACTCACACTACGACTTTGCTGACACACACATCTACCACGTTCTTGAGGTTCTACCTGCAACTAACAAACCATCTTCTCCTGTACGAAGAAGGAAGACAATTACAAGAAGAAAGTAA
- the LOC135343157 gene encoding ephrin type-A receptor 4-B-like, translating into MKMIAIAILLLMVGVLRMVAGQAPGDEQELCSVSLPALGVNIVEDPPNGRILMDSSHYNRLLPPNSNPVWQAVDLDGNNPIGTQSSWVEQGSNCMSVVTVCGWSGGDQNNWLFTQHINRTVDEYFLQQVSVQIEYQQSICPDESSTRCRRTFDILKYETSVINPVVARETDNYALIRTLTTQVFGTTTKNTENFGFNTDESGFYLAIRDPGTCIAISRLIVFYNVCPGETVNLVVRPETIAPTVGSGIQLNVNASCVQNSSTVVSLICLESGNWVAAASSRCECNTGFVPTMNGGTCLSCDPGFYASVANGECLTCPSNSNSTASGLAECPCDDGYYRKPQEVDLPCTLPPSPPLNVRVVSTSSTTLTLAWEEPVSTGGRGRDELRYNLWIRAAEENDIRLSNTVTSTIGVIGGLFPDIEYTVFVTSETDITDQIPVEEVLILARGDALVQATRQTATTTTVLTTTTVLTAPANSKLVVGLTVSVVAVVNAAIAVISVVICIAYLYHKKRVWKLEIELRKMQVVHLSHEGSPSHEELNPATQPNLSYEGTNPATQPNAGSH; encoded by the exons ATGAAGATGATAGCTATAGCCATCCTGCTGCTGATGGTGGGTGTGCTGAGAATGGTGGCTGGACAGGCTCCAGGAGATGAACAAGAACTGTGTTCAGTATCTCTACCTGCCCTTGGAGTGAACATTGTGGAGGACCCTCCTAATGGAAGGATTCTAATGGACTCCAGTCACTACAACCGATTGCTCCCACCAAACTCTAATCCAGTGTGGCAGGCAGTGGACCTTGATGGTAACAATCCCATTGGGACCCAATCATCA TGGGTAGAACAAGGATCTAACTGTATGTCTGTCGTCACTGTTTGTGGTTGGTCAGGTGGAGATCAGAACAACTGGCTTTTCACTCAGCACATTAATAGAACAGTAGATGAATATTTCCTACAGCAAGTCTCTGTACAGATTGAATACCAGCAGAGCATTTGCCCTGATGAAAGCAGTACAAGATGCAGGAGAACGTTTGACATACTGAAGTACGAGACCTCTGTAATAAATCCTGTAGTTGCCAGGGAAActgataattatgcacttaTACGAACCTTGACAACTCAGGTCTTTGGAACTACCACAAAAAATACTGAAAACTTTGGATTCAACACCGATGAGTCTGGATTCTACCTCGCTATTAGAGATCCTGGCACTTGTATTGCCATCTCTCGACTGATTGTCTTCTATAATGTCTGTCCTGGTGAAACAGTCAACTTGGTGGTGCGTCCTGAGACAATAGCTCCAACAGTGGGGTCTGGCATACAGCTCAACGTTAATGCATCCTGTGTCCAGAACTCCAGCACAGTAGTGTCACTCATTTGTTTGGAGAGTGGTAACTGGGTTGCTGCAGCCTCCAGTAGGTGTGAGTGCAACACTGGGTTTGTTCCCACCATGAACGGAGGAACTTGTTTGT cctGTGACCCTGGGTTCTATGCCAGTGTGGCTAATGGGGAGTGCCTAACATGCCCTAGCAACAGCAACAGTACAGCCTCAGGCCTAGCAGAGTGTccatgtgatgatggctactacAGAAAACCACAAGAGGTGGACCTTCCCTGCACCC TTCCCCCGTCCCCTCCACTCAATGTAAGAGTGGTGAGTACATCCAGTACCACACTAACACTAGCCTGGGAGGAGCCAGTATCCACTGGAGGTAGGGGGAGAGATGAGCTACGATACAACCTCTGGATCAGGGCGGCTGAGGAGAATGATATCAGACTATCTAATACTGTCACCTCCACCATAGGAGTGATTGGAG GTCTATTCCCAGACATTGAGTACACAGTGTTTGTGACATCAGAGACAGATATAACGGATCAGATCCCTGTGGAAGAGGTGTTAATTCTGGCCAGAGGAGATGCACTTGTTCAAGCTACCAGACAGACTGCAACTACAACTACTGTATTAACTACAACTACTGTATTAACTGCCCCAGCAAACTCTAAACTAGTAGTGGGGCTAACTGTGTCTGTTGTGGCTGTAGTGAATGCTGCAATCGCTGTTATAAGTGTTGTCATCTGCATTGCTTATTTGTACCACAAGAAGCGAGTGTGGAAACTAGAGATTGAGCTACGGAAAATGCAGGTGGTGCATCTATCACATGAAGGATCCCCATCACATGAAGAACTCAACCCTGCCACTCAGCCGAATCTATCATATGAAGGAACCAACCCTGCCACTCAGCCGAATGCCGGATCGCATTAA